A section of the Brevinematales bacterium genome encodes:
- a CDS encoding glucose-6-phosphate isomerase produces MSQRIEFDYNNMMSENIGTRMGITEERLRSFEKITKKAHDDMTKRRQSKELPFYDLPYQTGLTDAIKSAAKEYMARYDTQVVIGIGGSALGPLSLLTALRNSFWNELPASKRNGMRTYVTDNIDPDWTKELLEMIDPKKTLFLVVTKSGSTSETITTFFILQKFLIEAVGEAEYREHICFVTDPNKSILREIADKENIRWFPIEPLVGGRFSVLTPVGVLPAALMGIDVDKLLAGAAEMDKWTSSPELEKNPAYLFAALQYLAYQNGAPISVLMPYSNKLARLADWYVQLWAESLGKKFTLDGNIHFQGPTPLKAVGATDQHSQVQLFKEGPYDKVVTFIRVKDFDCELEIPKLYGEYKGISYLSGHTMNELIDSEQKATEAALSKEGRPSITITVPKVDEFTMGQLIYMFEVATVFSGYLYQLDPLDQPGVEEGKNFTYGLLGRAGYEDKKKEFDGIYKKNKKFML; encoded by the coding sequence ATGTCACAGCGGATTGAATTCGATTACAACAATATGATGTCGGAGAATATCGGCACCCGCATGGGGATTACCGAGGAACGTCTCCGCAGTTTTGAAAAAATTACCAAAAAAGCCCATGACGATATGACCAAGCGCCGCCAATCGAAAGAACTGCCGTTCTACGATCTGCCCTACCAGACCGGCCTGACCGATGCGATCAAGTCCGCCGCGAAGGAATATATGGCGCGGTACGATACGCAGGTTGTTATCGGTATCGGCGGTTCCGCGCTGGGGCCGTTATCCCTCCTGACCGCGCTGCGGAATTCGTTCTGGAACGAGCTCCCCGCGTCGAAACGGAACGGGATGCGCACCTATGTCACCGATAACATCGACCCCGATTGGACGAAGGAACTGCTGGAAATGATCGACCCGAAGAAGACTCTTTTCCTCGTGGTTACCAAGTCCGGGAGCACGTCCGAAACGATTACCACGTTCTTTATCCTTCAGAAGTTCCTGATAGAAGCGGTGGGCGAAGCGGAATACCGGGAGCATATCTGTTTTGTCACCGACCCGAATAAAAGCATCCTCCGCGAGATCGCCGATAAGGAAAATATCCGCTGGTTTCCGATAGAGCCGCTGGTCGGCGGGCGTTTCTCGGTACTCACCCCCGTGGGCGTCCTGCCCGCGGCGTTGATGGGTATCGATGTGGACAAACTCCTCGCGGGCGCGGCCGAGATGGATAAATGGACGTCGTCGCCGGAGCTTGAAAAAAACCCGGCGTACCTGTTCGCCGCATTGCAGTATCTCGCGTACCAGAACGGCGCGCCGATATCGGTGCTGATGCCGTATTCCAATAAACTCGCCCGCCTCGCGGACTGGTATGTCCAGCTATGGGCGGAGAGTCTCGGTAAGAAATTTACGCTCGACGGGAATATCCATTTCCAGGGCCCGACGCCGCTGAAAGCGGTAGGCGCGACCGACCAGCATTCGCAGGTTCAGTTGTTCAAGGAAGGCCCGTACGATAAAGTGGTGACGTTTATCCGCGTTAAAGATTTCGACTGCGAACTGGAAATCCCCAAGCTGTACGGCGAGTACAAGGGGATCAGCTACCTGAGCGGGCATACGATGAACGAGCTGATCGACTCCGAGCAGAAGGCCACCGAGGCCGCGCTTTCCAAGGAAGGCCGCCCCAGTATCACGATCACGGTGCCGAAGGTGGACGAGTTTACGATGGGACAGTTGATCTATATGTTCGAAGTAGCGACCGTGTTCTCCGGTTATCTCTACCAGCTCGATCCGTTGGATCAGCCCGGTGTGGAGGAGGGGAAGAACTTTACTTACGGACTTCTCGGACGCGCGGGATATGAAGATAAAAAGAAGGAATTTGATGGGATTTACAAGAAGAATAAGAAGTTTATGCTTTAG
- a CDS encoding DUF2225 domain-containing protein, protein MGEAISFYSKNELICPVCGVGHKREELLTGRGRFNAGNLSNELRRSYISTQKYGEINALIYPISVCPSCYFAAEKEDFTKVPQKSVEVLLELQQVRGKYLLKIFGSVPDFVGPRDLISGTASYILAISSAPYFDKRKQAPTIKMGIYSLRTAWLMNDLFKQTNEPKYQEMADIFYRKASEFYEIALELQSKGVEPLDGARWLGPDTDYNFGYDGFLYIDAILKYKTAVFIEDPLERVKVYEGVKRILSKVFGIGRKAKDKPEILLNLSREVYDKIGAEIETLKESLGDLEELENIEREAAENEKKDAESDE, encoded by the coding sequence ATGGGCGAAGCGATTTCTTTTTATTCCAAAAACGAACTCATCTGTCCGGTTTGCGGAGTTGGGCATAAACGTGAGGAACTGCTTACCGGACGCGGCAGGTTTAATGCCGGTAACCTGAGTAACGAGCTTCGCAGAAGCTATATTTCCACCCAGAAATACGGCGAGATCAACGCGTTAATCTACCCCATATCGGTTTGCCCGAGCTGCTATTTCGCGGCGGAGAAAGAAGATTTCACGAAAGTCCCCCAAAAATCAGTCGAGGTTCTGCTGGAACTCCAGCAGGTACGCGGGAAATATCTGCTGAAGATATTCGGCTCGGTGCCGGATTTTGTCGGCCCGCGCGATCTGATCAGCGGCACCGCGAGCTATATCCTCGCAATCAGTTCCGCGCCTTATTTCGACAAACGGAAACAAGCCCCTACTATAAAAATGGGAATATATTCCCTCCGCACCGCGTGGCTGATGAACGATCTGTTCAAACAGACCAACGAACCGAAGTATCAGGAGATGGCGGATATTTTTTACCGGAAGGCCTCGGAGTTTTACGAGATTGCCCTCGAGCTCCAATCGAAGGGAGTCGAACCTCTCGACGGGGCGCGATGGCTCGGCCCGGATACCGATTATAATTTCGGCTACGACGGATTCCTCTATATAGACGCGATCCTGAAATATAAGACGGCGGTTTTTATCGAAGACCCGTTGGAACGCGTGAAGGTATACGAGGGAGTGAAACGTATCCTGTCTAAAGTATTCGGTATCGGCAGAAAAGCCAAGGATAAACCGGAAATCCTGCTGAATCTTTCCCGCGAAGTCTACGATAAAATAGGCGCGGAGATAGAGACTCTCAAGGAATCCCTCGGCGACCTCGAGGAACTCGAGAATATCGAGCGGGAGGCGGCCGAGAACGAGAAAAAGGACGCCGAGAGCGACGAGTAA
- a CDS encoding undecaprenyl-diphosphate phosphatase yields the protein MDILQSIILSVIQGLTEFLPISSSGHLALADKLFGPHTADLRFFAIVHFGTMFATIWVFWDEIIKLFKSLGTIPAAVKDKKMNGDLKTVLYIIIASVPTGIMGIFLKDKFESLTSNVIIIGACLVVTGIILLVTRFIKAGERDQNNFGFLRALVLGTAQGIAILPGVSRSGTTIATSLYLGADRKFAGRLSFLISLPAILAVNLMEWFDPKTACPADGIVAKLPYVIGFVVAFGVGLLALKVLLKLVESGKFWVFAIYCFALGVTAIILGGMGII from the coding sequence ATGGATATATTACAGTCTATCATCCTGTCGGTCATCCAGGGGCTGACGGAGTTTCTGCCGATTTCCAGCTCGGGTCATCTCGCGCTCGCGGATAAACTCTTCGGCCCGCACACCGCCGACCTCCGTTTCTTCGCGATCGTCCATTTCGGAACCATGTTCGCCACTATCTGGGTATTCTGGGATGAAATTATCAAGCTATTCAAGTCGCTCGGGACAATACCCGCCGCGGTAAAAGATAAAAAGATGAACGGAGACCTGAAAACGGTTCTTTATATCATCATCGCTAGCGTTCCCACGGGCATCATGGGAATTTTCCTGAAAGATAAATTCGAGAGCCTCACGAGTAATGTCATCATTATCGGGGCGTGCCTCGTCGTAACCGGGATTATCCTGCTCGTTACCCGTTTTATCAAGGCGGGCGAACGCGACCAGAATAACTTCGGATTCCTGCGGGCGCTCGTACTCGGGACGGCGCAGGGGATAGCCATACTCCCGGGCGTCTCGCGTTCAGGCACCACCATCGCGACGTCGCTCTACCTCGGCGCGGACCGCAAGTTCGCCGGGCGGCTGTCGTTCCTGATCTCGCTGCCCGCCATCCTCGCGGTCAACCTGATGGAATGGTTCGACCCGAAGACGGCTTGTCCCGCCGACGGGATAGTCGCGAAACTCCCGTATGTCATCGGGTTTGTCGTTGCCTTCGGGGTAGGCCTGCTCGCGCTGAAAGTGCTCCTGAAGCTGGTCGAGTCCGGCAAGTTCTGGGTATTCGCGATCTACTGCTTCGCTTTGGGCGTTACCGCTATTATTCTAGGGGGAATGGGTATAATTTAG
- a CDS encoding DNA translocase FtsK: MIGFAAFLLLALASFTPADSSWFVSKVNEPSENIAGAIGVTVASFFVVVYGRISGFLADFAILVIGLNILIRAKTGRILFKASLFTIATVSLSVLVALIFTQLSFIDKGIVGIGLSRTLSEIIHPYVLIGIFGLMFLLSLSGTMKLFRFIAFFLARTIGQIALAPFHLFGLILKGDKDNKPVDDVLIDPGAIHGKMKTLGEPAGHGFAGYDDERPRMPEPDFLRPPAAQGGGTPNLVKPEDANLPAWLANPREKDRILLNIGKRYDMMIFGDGKTPIGETPDEPEQETIIPTMIDEPHAAVAEEVPEPAAPAIPDAPAIPEVPLDKENAEDIVGEADYNEIKKNKKPKTASLKEIYEEDADPFLFPESTILDQSFDAHTYEDEQREIKEVSEIIENTFRSFKVDIRVTGYSRGPVITRYELIPPVGMKLKSIVTLQDDLALKLGTSNIRIVAPIGNRSIIGIEVPNKFRRNTVLRNIIESEEFRDNDAFLPLILGMDITGNIIIEDLCDMPHLLIAGTTGSGKSVYVSSLVSGLVFKRRENELKFIMIDPKMVELELFGGIPHLLAPVITQPEEALLALEWAVGEMDRRYKVLSEMNVRNISDYNQQAKKINKTRKKDGEEPMEELPYIVIVIDEFADLMLRSPKETEKVISRIAAMARAVGMHLVVATQRPSVDVVTGLIKANFPSRIAFRVSTQTDARTILDRSGAERLLGKGDMLFLTPAFTDMFRIQAPYVSNQDIKRIASELKRNGSADYRIDFEELLLRSASEHHANEADFKDDPLFGEALKIAVEYGEISASFIQRKFRVGYNRASRIMEAMDQMGILAAAKSSGKPREVLIKQEDLVHYL; this comes from the coding sequence TTGATCGGCTTCGCGGCGTTTTTGCTTCTCGCTCTGGCGAGCTTCACCCCCGCGGATTCATCATGGTTCGTTTCTAAAGTAAACGAGCCGTCCGAAAATATTGCCGGCGCTATCGGAGTGACAGTCGCCTCCTTTTTCGTCGTCGTATACGGGAGAATTTCCGGCTTCCTCGCGGATTTCGCGATTCTCGTGATCGGCCTGAATATCCTCATCCGCGCGAAAACCGGACGCATCCTTTTCAAGGCCAGCCTGTTTACCATCGCCACCGTCAGCCTCTCCGTCCTCGTGGCGCTTATTTTTACGCAGTTATCGTTCATCGATAAAGGTATCGTCGGCATCGGGCTTTCCCGCACGCTGTCCGAGATCATCCATCCCTATGTCCTGATCGGCATCTTCGGCCTCATGTTCCTGCTGTCGCTGTCCGGGACAATGAAACTTTTCCGCTTCATCGCGTTTTTCCTCGCCCGCACCATCGGCCAGATCGCCCTCGCCCCGTTCCACCTGTTCGGACTCATCCTCAAGGGGGATAAGGACAATAAGCCGGTTGACGACGTACTGATCGATCCGGGCGCGATACACGGGAAGATGAAGACGCTGGGCGAACCGGCCGGGCACGGGTTTGCCGGGTATGACGACGAGCGCCCGCGAATGCCGGAGCCGGACTTCCTCCGGCCGCCCGCCGCGCAGGGGGGAGGAACCCCCAACCTCGTCAAACCGGAGGACGCCAACCTGCCGGCATGGCTCGCTAACCCGCGCGAGAAAGACCGTATCCTGCTGAATATCGGGAAGCGTTACGATATGATGATATTCGGCGACGGTAAGACTCCTATCGGGGAGACTCCGGACGAGCCGGAGCAGGAAACAATTATCCCCACGATGATAGACGAGCCTCACGCGGCTGTCGCTGAGGAAGTGCCCGAACCCGCGGCCCCCGCCATACCCGATGCTCCCGCCATCCCGGAGGTTCCGCTCGATAAAGAGAACGCGGAGGATATAGTCGGCGAGGCCGATTACAACGAAATTAAAAAGAATAAGAAACCCAAGACCGCCTCGCTCAAGGAGATTTACGAGGAGGACGCCGACCCGTTCCTTTTCCCGGAGAGCACGATCCTCGACCAGAGTTTCGACGCTCACACCTACGAGGACGAACAGCGCGAAATAAAAGAAGTCAGCGAAATTATCGAGAACACGTTCCGCAGTTTCAAGGTGGACATCCGCGTCACAGGCTACTCGCGCGGGCCGGTCATCACCCGTTACGAACTGATACCCCCGGTGGGGATGAAGCTCAAGAGCATCGTCACCCTGCAGGACGACCTCGCCCTCAAGCTCGGCACGTCCAACATCCGCATCGTCGCCCCTATCGGCAACCGGAGCATCATCGGCATCGAAGTGCCGAACAAGTTCCGCCGCAACACCGTACTGCGGAATATCATCGAGAGCGAGGAGTTCCGCGATAACGACGCATTCCTACCGCTGATCCTCGGGATGGACATCACCGGAAACATTATTATAGAAGACCTCTGCGATATGCCCCATCTCCTGATAGCGGGCACCACCGGCAGCGGAAAGAGCGTCTATGTCAGTTCGCTCGTATCGGGGCTGGTTTTCAAACGGCGCGAAAACGAGCTGAAATTTATTATGATCGACCCGAAGATGGTGGAGCTCGAACTGTTCGGCGGCATCCCGCACCTGCTCGCCCCGGTCATCACCCAGCCCGAAGAGGCGCTTCTCGCGCTCGAATGGGCGGTCGGCGAAATGGACAGACGTTATAAGGTGCTGAGCGAGATGAATGTCCGCAATATTTCCGATTACAACCAGCAGGCTAAGAAGATAAACAAGACCCGCAAAAAGGACGGCGAAGAACCGATGGAGGAACTTCCCTACATCGTCATCGTTATCGACGAGTTCGCCGACCTGATGCTGCGCTCGCCCAAGGAGACCGAGAAGGTCATCTCGCGTATCGCCGCTATGGCGCGCGCGGTGGGCATGCACCTCGTGGTCGCGACCCAGCGCCCGTCGGTAGACGTGGTTACCGGGCTCATCAAGGCGAACTTCCCGTCGCGTATCGCGTTCCGGGTCAGCACCCAGACCGACGCGCGCACGATCCTCGACCGGAGCGGCGCGGAACGCCTGCTCGGCAAGGGCGATATGCTCTTTTTAACCCCGGCGTTCACCGATATGTTCCGCATCCAAGCCCCTTACGTCTCGAACCAGGACATCAAACGTATCGCGTCCGAACTCAAGCGCAACGGCTCGGCGGACTACCGGATAGATTTCGAGGAGCTCCTGCTCCGCTCGGCGAGCGAGCATCACGCGAACGAGGCCGACTTCAAGGACGACCCGTTATTCGGCGAGGCTCTCAAAATCGCGGTGGAGTACGGCGAGATATCCGCGTCGTTCATCCAGCGTAAGTTCCGCGTGGGATACAACCGCGCGTCGCGTATCATGGAGGCGATGGATCAGATGGGTATCCTCGCCGCCGCCAAATCCAGCGGGAAACCCCGCGAGGTCCTCATCAAGCAGGAAGACCTTGTCCACTATCTCTAA